A single Symbiobacterium thermophilum IAM 14863 DNA region contains:
- a CDS encoding DNA translocase FtsK, which yields MAQRRSAGKAGKEGPGGTGLHQEVRGLLIAAVGAWFLLSLAGKGGGALGDLLSLGLRALAGEVGAWVLSALLVWLGLYLIYLRYHRRPFQLGRQGWGLLLLLLAFELVVQLVTQGHVPGGGDLENARRGLGGGLIGLGLAVPLTRAFGEAGRWVFVATAALIGLVLNTGLSLGAVLEWLKARFIAGARGAREMADDLVELVKPQPGEAEALADEHPRRRRQAATEELNTIGDLRRQQGPDAGEEGPIPIIRQPGGATGAETAGVLAEDLADGAVGGPPGGAPGVSAAGLASAGHGPGQFAASGRESPSGSWSGGDGVVPGAGETVADAGGADPGANGTWLGANGTWPGADGALPGAPGADGGAASAGSPGNRPPAGQTAAGTAAAAGGAASSGVAAAATLVQGDKGQLAIDPEKLGRPYQLPPISLLSKPQHKGQQSHEDHLAQAQLLERTLASFGVEARVVEISPGPSVTRYELQPGPGVRVNKFTSLSDDIALALAAEEVRIEAPIPGKSAVGIEVPNKVRLPVHLREVMETPAWLNAASRLSVAFGKDQAGNPVVGDLAKMPHLLIAGSTGSGKSVCMNTIICSLLFKARPDEVKMMMIDPKMVELSIYNGIPHLMAPVITDAKQAAGYLKGAVKEMESRYELFAALGVRNITQYNQLVRDDPGPDPEHPRQPLPYVVIFVDELADLMMVAPVDVEDAICRLAQMARACGMHLVIATQSPRVDVITGLIKANIPSRIAFAVSSQVDSRVILDYAGAERLLGKGDMLYHPAGHSKAMRVQGAFIHEREIDQIVKFVKAQGQPTYTAKEVEVEAASRRGHGSGERESTSALDEAFPEACRVVVEHGQASVSLLQRRLRCNYTKAARLIDMMEERGFIGPHQGSKPREVYLTMPQWQELFGNAAAREEVASAGEE from the coding sequence GTGGCGCAGCGACGGTCTGCCGGGAAGGCAGGAAAGGAGGGTCCTGGCGGGACGGGACTTCACCAGGAGGTGCGCGGCCTCCTGATCGCCGCCGTTGGGGCGTGGTTCCTGCTGTCGCTGGCCGGCAAGGGCGGGGGCGCTCTGGGCGACCTGCTGAGCCTCGGCCTCAGGGCCCTGGCCGGGGAGGTTGGCGCCTGGGTGCTGTCAGCCCTGCTGGTCTGGCTCGGGCTGTACCTGATCTACCTGCGCTACCACCGGCGCCCGTTTCAGTTGGGGCGGCAGGGCTGGGGCCTCTTGCTGCTCCTGCTCGCCTTCGAGCTGGTCGTGCAGCTGGTGACGCAGGGGCACGTTCCCGGAGGGGGTGACCTGGAGAACGCGCGGAGGGGTCTGGGAGGCGGGCTGATCGGCCTTGGCCTGGCCGTCCCGCTCACGCGCGCGTTCGGCGAGGCGGGGCGGTGGGTCTTTGTCGCGACCGCCGCGCTGATTGGCCTGGTGCTGAACACCGGGCTGTCGCTGGGAGCCGTGCTCGAGTGGCTGAAGGCCCGGTTCATCGCCGGCGCCCGGGGCGCCAGGGAGATGGCCGACGACCTGGTGGAGCTCGTGAAGCCGCAGCCGGGCGAGGCGGAGGCGCTGGCCGACGAGCACCCCCGCCGCCGGCGCCAGGCGGCGACGGAGGAACTGAATACCATCGGCGACCTCCGGCGGCAGCAGGGGCCGGACGCGGGGGAAGAGGGTCCGATCCCGATCATCCGGCAGCCCGGCGGGGCGACCGGCGCCGAGACAGCCGGTGTGCTCGCGGAGGACCTCGCCGACGGCGCCGTCGGCGGCCCCCCGGGCGGGGCACCGGGGGTCTCCGCTGCGGGGCTGGCCTCCGCAGGTCACGGTCCCGGGCAGTTCGCCGCGTCGGGCCGCGAGTCCCCCTCCGGCAGCTGGAGCGGCGGTGACGGAGTTGTCCCTGGCGCCGGCGAAACGGTCGCCGACGCAGGTGGAGCTGACCCTGGCGCCAACGGAACGTGGCTTGGCGCCAACGGAACGTGGCCTGGCGCCGACGGGGCGTTGCCTGGCGCCCCGGGGGCGGACGGCGGCGCTGCGAGCGCGGGCTCGCCCGGGAACCGCCCCCCGGCCGGGCAGACGGCCGCAGGTACGGCAGCTGCGGCCGGCGGGGCTGCCTCGTCAGGCGTGGCGGCGGCCGCAACCCTGGTACAGGGCGACAAGGGGCAGCTGGCCATCGATCCCGAGAAGCTGGGCAGGCCCTATCAGCTACCGCCCATTTCCCTGCTTTCCAAGCCGCAGCACAAGGGTCAGCAGAGCCATGAGGACCACCTGGCGCAGGCACAGCTGTTGGAGCGCACCCTGGCCAGCTTCGGCGTGGAGGCGCGCGTGGTGGAGATCAGCCCGGGCCCTTCGGTGACCCGGTACGAGCTGCAGCCCGGCCCGGGCGTGCGGGTGAACAAGTTCACCTCGCTGTCCGACGACATCGCCCTGGCCCTGGCCGCGGAGGAGGTGCGCATCGAAGCGCCCATCCCGGGCAAATCCGCGGTGGGCATCGAGGTGCCCAACAAGGTGCGGCTCCCGGTTCACCTGCGCGAGGTGATGGAGACGCCGGCCTGGCTCAACGCGGCGTCCAGGCTGTCCGTGGCCTTCGGCAAGGATCAGGCGGGCAACCCGGTGGTCGGGGACCTGGCGAAGATGCCCCACCTGTTGATCGCGGGTTCGACCGGATCCGGCAAGTCGGTCTGCATGAACACCATCATCTGTTCGCTGCTGTTCAAGGCCCGGCCGGACGAGGTCAAGATGATGATGATCGACCCCAAGATGGTCGAGCTGTCGATCTACAACGGCATTCCCCACCTCATGGCGCCGGTGATCACGGACGCAAAGCAGGCCGCGGGCTACCTGAAGGGCGCCGTGAAGGAGATGGAGAGCCGGTACGAGCTCTTCGCCGCCCTGGGCGTGCGGAACATCACCCAGTACAACCAGCTGGTGCGGGACGATCCCGGACCGGACCCAGAGCACCCGCGGCAGCCGCTGCCCTATGTGGTGATCTTCGTGGACGAGCTCGCGGACCTCATGATGGTGGCGCCGGTGGACGTGGAGGACGCCATCTGCCGCCTGGCCCAGATGGCCCGGGCATGCGGCATGCACCTGGTCATAGCCACCCAGTCGCCCCGGGTCGACGTGATCACCGGGCTGATCAAAGCCAACATCCCGTCGCGCATCGCCTTCGCCGTCTCGTCCCAGGTGGACTCCCGCGTGATCCTGGATTACGCCGGCGCCGAGCGGCTTCTGGGCAAGGGCGACATGCTCTACCACCCCGCCGGGCACTCGAAGGCCATGCGGGTGCAGGGGGCCTTCATCCACGAGCGGGAGATCGACCAGATCGTCAAGTTCGTCAAGGCGCAGGGGCAGCCCACGTACACCGCGAAGGAAGTGGAGGTGGAGGCCGCGTCCCGCCGCGGCCACGGCTCGGGCGAGCGGGAGTCGACCTCGGCCCTGGACGAGGCGTTCCCGGAGGCCTGCCGCGTCGTCGTCGAGCACGGCCAGGCATCGGTCTCGCTGCTGCAGCGCCGGCTGCGCTGCAACTACACCAAGGCGGCGCGCCTGATCGACATGATGGAGGAGCGGGGCTTCATCGGCCCCCACCAGGGCTCCAAGCCCCGGGAGGTGTACCTGACCATGCCCCAGTGGCAGGAGCTGTTCGGCAACGCCGCGGCGCGCGAGGAGGTGGCCTCGGCAGGCGAGGAGTAG
- a CDS encoding menaquinone biosynthesis decarboxylase, which produces MAFRDLHEFIAACEQRGWLKRIKAPVSPYLEIAEITDRVSKMPGGGPALLFENVEGSRFPVLTNTLGSMERICLALGVNHLDEIGQRIRDLLKLPTSGGGLLDKLGQGMKLLDVARSTAPRLVNRAPCQEVVLTGDDVDLYKLPILTTWPKDGGPFITLTNVITRDPVTGGRNIGMYRMQVYDRRTTGMHWHKHKDGQRHFDAYQGTRMPVAVALGGDPATIYSGSAPLPPVIPELMFAGFLRGEPVELVKCKTIDLEVPAHADFILEGYVDTAEPLRPEGPFGDHTGFYSPVDPYPVFHVTAITHRRDAIYPATVVGKPPQEDAYLGKATERIFLPLLQLFMPEIIDYNMPVEGGFHNCVLVKIKKRYPGHARKVVHGLWGLGLMMLSKCIIVVDEHIDLNNYSEVFWYVSGNIDPKRDIFFAEGPVDDLDHAAPVWRYGSKMGIDATRKWPEEGHPRPWPEEIEMSPEVKERVTARWKEYGF; this is translated from the coding sequence GTGGCATTTCGCGACCTTCACGAGTTCATCGCCGCCTGTGAACAGAGGGGATGGCTGAAGCGCATCAAGGCGCCGGTGAGCCCGTACCTGGAAATCGCCGAGATCACCGACCGGGTCTCGAAGATGCCGGGCGGGGGTCCGGCGTTGTTGTTCGAGAACGTGGAGGGCTCCCGCTTTCCGGTGCTGACCAACACCCTGGGTTCCATGGAGCGCATCTGCCTGGCCCTGGGCGTGAACCACCTGGACGAAATCGGCCAGCGCATCCGGGACCTGCTCAAACTGCCGACCTCCGGAGGAGGCCTGCTGGACAAGCTGGGGCAGGGCATGAAGTTGCTGGACGTGGCCCGGTCCACGGCCCCCCGGCTCGTCAACCGGGCGCCGTGCCAGGAGGTGGTCCTCACCGGCGACGACGTCGATCTGTACAAGCTTCCGATCCTCACCACGTGGCCGAAGGACGGCGGCCCGTTCATCACCCTGACCAACGTCATCACCCGCGACCCGGTGACCGGCGGCCGCAACATCGGCATGTACCGGATGCAGGTCTACGACCGGCGCACGACCGGGATGCACTGGCACAAGCACAAGGACGGGCAGCGCCACTTCGACGCCTATCAGGGCACCCGCATGCCGGTGGCGGTCGCCCTGGGTGGCGACCCGGCGACCATCTACAGCGGCAGTGCACCGCTGCCCCCGGTGATTCCCGAGCTGATGTTCGCGGGTTTCCTGCGGGGCGAGCCCGTGGAGTTGGTGAAGTGCAAGACCATCGACCTCGAGGTCCCGGCGCACGCCGACTTCATCCTGGAGGGCTACGTGGACACCGCCGAGCCCCTCCGGCCGGAGGGCCCCTTCGGCGACCACACCGGGTTCTACAGCCCCGTGGACCCGTACCCCGTCTTCCATGTCACGGCCATCACCCATCGCAGGGATGCGATCTACCCGGCGACGGTGGTGGGCAAGCCGCCCCAGGAGGACGCGTACCTGGGCAAGGCGACGGAACGCATTTTCCTGCCCCTCTTGCAGCTCTTCATGCCCGAGATCATCGACTACAACATGCCGGTGGAGGGCGGGTTCCACAACTGCGTTCTGGTCAAGATCAAGAAGCGGTATCCGGGCCATGCCCGCAAAGTGGTGCACGGTCTCTGGGGCCTGGGGCTCATGATGCTGTCCAAGTGCATCATCGTCGTGGATGAGCACATCGACCTCAACAACTACAGCGAGGTCTTCTGGTACGTGTCGGGGAACATCGATCCCAAGCGGGACATCTTCTTTGCAGAGGGCCCCGTGGACGACCTCGACCACGCCGCGCCCGTGTGGCGCTACGGGTCGAAGATGGGCATTGATGCCACGCGCAAGTGGCCGGAGGAGGGCCACCCCCGCCCGTGGCCGGAGGAGATCGAGATGTCGCCCGAGGTGAAGGAGCGGGTCACCGCCCGCTGGAAGGAATATGGCTTCTAA
- a CDS encoding 4-hydroxybenzoate octaprenyltransferase encodes MITVLKRVKTFAELVKCEHTVLNLPFAYLGAFLAAEGWPTWRELFWITVAMVGARTAAMGMNRLFDEEIDRRTPRTATRHLPAGKIRRGEVWAYVGVALVLLLLAAVNLHPLAVKLFPLAVLTFTIYPFTKRFTWLCHVWLGLSVSWGAFGAFVAVRGSVGTEILILVGLITLWNAGFDIIYGTQDLEADRINGVHSIPARFGLAAALRIARALHLGVVLLAGALGIAAGLLPASPWPVTAWPTASWLYLAAWVLVAGLLHYEHSIISPADMSRVDTAFFNVNGYLSVAFSVLTIAALVLR; translated from the coding sequence GTGATCACCGTTCTGAAGCGGGTCAAGACGTTCGCCGAGTTGGTCAAGTGCGAGCACACCGTCCTGAACTTGCCCTTCGCGTACCTGGGGGCGTTCCTGGCGGCTGAAGGGTGGCCCACATGGCGGGAGCTGTTCTGGATCACGGTGGCCATGGTTGGGGCCCGGACCGCCGCCATGGGGATGAACCGCCTGTTCGACGAAGAGATCGACCGCAGGACGCCCCGCACCGCCACGCGCCATCTGCCGGCCGGGAAGATCCGCAGAGGCGAGGTGTGGGCCTACGTCGGCGTAGCGCTGGTGCTGCTGCTCCTGGCCGCGGTCAACCTGCACCCCCTGGCGGTCAAACTCTTCCCGTTGGCCGTACTCACGTTCACCATCTACCCGTTCACCAAACGGTTCACCTGGCTGTGTCATGTATGGCTGGGCCTCAGCGTGTCGTGGGGCGCCTTTGGCGCTTTCGTGGCCGTGCGCGGCTCCGTCGGGACCGAGATCCTGATTCTTGTCGGGCTCATCACGCTGTGGAACGCCGGGTTTGACATCATCTACGGCACCCAGGACCTCGAGGCGGACCGCATCAACGGGGTGCACTCCATCCCGGCCCGATTCGGCCTCGCTGCGGCGCTGCGGATCGCAAGGGCACTGCACCTGGGCGTGGTGCTGCTCGCGGGCGCGCTGGGCATCGCGGCCGGGCTGCTCCCGGCCTCACCCTGGCCGGTGACGGCGTGGCCGACCGCCTCGTGGCTGTATCTGGCGGCCTGGGTCCTGGTTGCCGGGTTGCTGCACTACGAGCACAGCATCATCTCGCCGGCGGACATGAGCCGGGTGGACACCGCCTTCTTCAACGTCAACGGATACCTCAGCGTGGCTTTCTCGGTGCTGACCATCGCTGCGCTGGTTCTCCGGTGA
- a CDS encoding LysM peptidoglycan-binding domain-containing protein: protein MVRPGDTLWAIARRLGVSLPQLIAANPGLQNPNLIYAGQRLTVPMAGQYVVQQGDTFYRIAQRYRISVEALAAANPQVEDPNVIRPGMVLYIPARPPLQYIVQPGDTLWQIAQAYGTTVAALLQANPGVNPYQLRIGQPLTIPAASDGETIVVPREDYGYDEMMADLARLQQRYPFIEVRSIGRSVLGRDIPVVRLGTGPKEVHYNAAIHGEEWITAVLMMKFIEVYARARERGERIGNFDVPALWEQTSLFVVPMVNPDGVEISQEGVSRDNPYYDLLLQANGGSTNFRTWAANARGVDLNNQFPADWEREAARGPRSPAPRNYSGTGPLTEPEAIALAEFTRAHDFRLVIAWHSQGEEIYWGYEGLEPPESEQITKLFVDISGYRPVRYLQSWAGYKDWFIQDWRRPGFTLEVGRGVNPLPMSQFWPIWSRTIGVMLAGLAV from the coding sequence GTGGTCCGGCCCGGCGACACGCTCTGGGCCATCGCCCGCCGGCTGGGCGTCAGCCTGCCGCAGCTCATCGCTGCGAACCCGGGGCTGCAGAACCCGAACCTGATCTATGCCGGGCAGCGGCTGACGGTCCCGATGGCCGGCCAGTACGTCGTCCAGCAGGGCGATACCTTTTACCGCATCGCCCAGCGCTACCGCATCAGCGTCGAGGCGCTGGCGGCCGCGAACCCCCAGGTCGAGGATCCGAATGTCATCCGGCCGGGGATGGTTCTGTACATCCCCGCACGGCCTCCGCTTCAGTACATCGTCCAGCCGGGCGACACCCTCTGGCAGATCGCCCAGGCTTACGGCACCACGGTGGCGGCGTTGCTGCAGGCGAACCCCGGGGTCAACCCGTACCAGCTGCGCATCGGGCAGCCGCTCACCATTCCGGCGGCGTCCGACGGCGAGACCATCGTCGTGCCCAGGGAGGACTATGGGTACGACGAGATGATGGCCGACCTGGCGCGGTTGCAGCAGCGCTATCCCTTCATAGAAGTCCGTTCGATCGGCCGCAGCGTGCTGGGCCGGGACATCCCCGTCGTGCGACTCGGCACAGGGCCCAAGGAAGTCCACTACAACGCGGCGATCCACGGGGAGGAGTGGATCACCGCTGTGCTGATGATGAAGTTCATCGAGGTATACGCCAGGGCCCGGGAGCGAGGCGAGCGCATCGGGAACTTTGACGTGCCCGCACTGTGGGAGCAGACCTCGCTCTTTGTGGTCCCCATGGTGAACCCGGACGGCGTGGAGATCTCCCAGGAGGGGGTCAGCCGGGACAATCCCTACTATGACCTGCTTCTGCAGGCCAACGGCGGGTCCACCAACTTCCGCACCTGGGCGGCCAACGCCCGGGGGGTTGACCTCAACAACCAGTTCCCGGCCGACTGGGAGAGGGAGGCGGCCCGGGGACCGCGGAGCCCTGCGCCTCGAAACTACTCGGGCACGGGCCCGTTGACCGAGCCCGAGGCCATCGCCCTGGCCGAGTTCACGCGCGCCCACGATTTCCGGCTGGTGATCGCCTGGCACAGCCAGGGCGAGGAGATCTACTGGGGCTACGAGGGGCTGGAGCCACCGGAGTCGGAGCAGATCACCAAGCTGTTCGTGGACATCTCGGGCTACCGGCCCGTCCGCTACCTGCAGAGCTGGGCCGGGTACAAGGACTGGTTCATCCAGGACTGGCGGCGCCCAGGCTTCACCCTTGAGGTGGGGCGCGGGGTGAACCCGCTGCCGATGAGCCAGTTCTGGCCGATCTGGAGCCGTACCATCGGCGTGATGTTGGCAGGGCTGGCGGTATGA
- a CDS encoding serine hydrolase → MPRLRPFRPEDLTAILERVVSDLPGTIGVYVTDLATGRSAGLNPMAEFYAASTIKVPIAMAVLWLADRRRISLDQTIAYQPEDYQAGTGILQATIQPGDEVSVRRLLELTITVSDNIARNMLERFIGSGTIRNYMLSLGVAPAYDPLETPVTPYGMNQVLIALDSGRSGLSPASTRMLLRWMEEAVFRRRIPRYLPESAVVATKIGSRDDEFHDVGLVYAPDRSFAISVFTKGMTEAQAEEAIARIAEAVYWYMDSLTRPG, encoded by the coding sequence ATGCCGAGACTCAGACCGTTCCGGCCGGAGGACCTGACGGCCATCCTGGAGAGGGTCGTCAGCGACCTGCCCGGCACCATCGGCGTCTACGTGACCGACCTGGCGACGGGCCGCTCGGCCGGCCTCAACCCGATGGCGGAGTTCTACGCTGCGAGCACCATCAAGGTGCCCATCGCCATGGCCGTCCTCTGGCTGGCTGACCGGCGGCGGATCAGCCTGGACCAGACCATCGCCTACCAGCCCGAGGACTACCAGGCGGGGACCGGCATCCTGCAGGCCACGATCCAGCCCGGAGACGAGGTCTCCGTCCGACGGCTGCTGGAGCTCACGATCACGGTCTCGGACAACATCGCCCGCAACATGCTGGAGCGGTTCATCGGCAGCGGGACCATCCGCAATTACATGCTGTCCCTGGGCGTGGCCCCGGCGTACGACCCGCTGGAGACCCCGGTCACCCCCTACGGCATGAATCAGGTGCTGATCGCCCTGGACTCCGGCCGGTCCGGCCTCTCGCCGGCGTCGACCCGCATGCTGCTCCGGTGGATGGAAGAGGCGGTCTTCCGCAGGCGCATCCCGCGATATCTTCCGGAATCGGCGGTGGTGGCCACCAAGATCGGCAGCCGGGACGACGAGTTCCACGACGTCGGACTGGTCTATGCCCCGGACCGCTCTTTCGCCATCTCGGTGTTCACCAAGGGGATGACGGAGGCGCAGGCCGAGGAAGCCATCGCCCGCATCGCCGAGGCCGTGTACTGGTACATGGACTCGCTCACCCGACCGGGATAA
- a CDS encoding DUF3048 domain-containing protein codes for MRRYLPIVLIVLLLAGCGTRTATPTEPTTPETPGQSTEKPPVSESVHVPEPEPEPVEPTLTTDPVYLLAPSAATLWGGPVSVVVENSPGARPQAGVNQADLVVETLTEAEITRFFTLFWTKPADKIGPVRSARQGFVDMADAYNTPFAHSGGSAEALAMLRAAWGPRNLDEIYTAGGYFYRTGDREPPHNLYTSTDLLGQAIVDRGIDMTSVPTTARSAAVPTVGDHTAVDVFWHRLNEARWVWEDGRYVRYTDGVLHTDEEGRPITAVNLLFLGVGGVNRGVDLGWTLYLWDGGPATVLVAGHRYEGTWRLEPGGFVLYPPEGGQLPPPGARAHLGAPDHRRV; via the coding sequence ATGAGACGCTACCTGCCCATCGTCCTGATCGTGCTGCTGCTGGCCGGATGCGGGACCCGAACCGCGACTCCCACGGAGCCGACGACACCGGAGACACCCGGTCAAAGCACGGAAAAGCCCCCGGTCTCCGAGTCCGTGCACGTGCCCGAACCCGAGCCGGAGCCGGTGGAACCGACGCTGACGACGGATCCGGTCTACCTGCTGGCGCCCTCCGCTGCCACGCTCTGGGGCGGGCCGGTCTCCGTCGTGGTGGAGAACTCGCCCGGCGCCCGCCCGCAGGCCGGGGTGAACCAGGCGGACCTCGTGGTGGAGACGTTGACCGAGGCCGAGATCACCCGCTTCTTCACGCTCTTCTGGACCAAGCCCGCCGACAAAATCGGGCCGGTGCGCAGCGCCCGCCAGGGGTTCGTCGACATGGCTGACGCCTACAACACCCCCTTCGCCCACTCCGGCGGCAGCGCCGAGGCCCTGGCCATGCTCCGGGCGGCGTGGGGGCCGCGCAACCTCGACGAGATCTACACCGCCGGGGGTTACTTCTACCGCACCGGGGACCGTGAGCCGCCGCACAACCTCTACACCAGCACCGATCTGCTGGGGCAGGCGATCGTCGACCGCGGCATCGACATGACCTCCGTCCCGACCACGGCGCGGTCCGCCGCGGTACCCACGGTCGGTGATCACACGGCCGTGGACGTCTTCTGGCACCGGCTCAACGAGGCCCGCTGGGTCTGGGAGGACGGGCGCTACGTGCGCTACACCGACGGCGTCCTGCACACCGACGAGGAAGGCCGGCCCATCACGGCGGTCAACCTGCTCTTCCTGGGGGTGGGCGGCGTCAACCGTGGGGTCGACCTCGGCTGGACCCTCTACCTGTGGGACGGGGGCCCGGCGACCGTGCTGGTGGCGGGCCACCGGTACGAGGGCACGTGGCGGCTGGAGCCCGGCGGATTCGTCCTCTACCCGCCGGAAGGCGGCCAGCTGCCCCCTCCTGGCGCCCGGGCTCACCTGGGTGCACCTGATCACCGACGAGTCTGA
- a CDS encoding acyl-CoA dehydrogenase: MNFDLSPEQEMIRRLAREFAEGEVAPGAAERDKTGRFPVELVRKMGELGLMGIPFPEKYGGTGGDTVSYVLAVEEISRVDGSLGITLAAHCSIGMGPVYSFGTEEQKRRWLPGAARGEYLASFGLTEPGAGSDAAATKTTAVRDGDGWVLNGSKVFITNANYCGYIVCTAVTRPGQGHRGISAFIVPNPTPGFTIGPAYEKMGLRSSDTRPLFFDNVRLPADALLGREGEGFRQFMATLDGGRISIGAMAVGIAQGALDAALAYAKQRVQFGQSISKFQAIQFKLADMAMEIELARNMVLKAAWLKDQGRPFTREAAMAKLFASETAVRAANQAIQIHGGAGYMEDLPVSRFWRDAKLTEIGEGTSEIQRLVIARQLGC, encoded by the coding sequence CTGAACTTCGACCTGAGCCCGGAGCAGGAGATGATCCGCAGACTGGCCCGCGAGTTTGCCGAGGGCGAGGTCGCCCCCGGTGCGGCCGAACGGGACAAGACCGGGCGGTTCCCGGTGGAACTGGTGCGCAAGATGGGTGAGCTGGGGCTGATGGGGATCCCCTTCCCCGAGAAGTACGGGGGCACCGGCGGAGACACGGTGTCCTACGTCCTGGCGGTCGAGGAGATCAGCCGAGTGGACGGTTCGCTGGGGATCACCCTGGCCGCGCACTGCTCCATCGGCATGGGGCCCGTGTACTCCTTCGGGACGGAAGAACAGAAACGGCGCTGGCTGCCGGGGGCGGCGCGGGGCGAGTACCTGGCGTCCTTCGGGCTGACGGAGCCCGGTGCGGGGTCCGACGCTGCCGCCACCAAGACCACGGCGGTCCGGGACGGCGACGGGTGGGTGCTGAACGGCTCGAAGGTCTTCATCACCAACGCCAACTACTGCGGCTACATCGTCTGTACCGCGGTCACCCGGCCGGGCCAGGGGCATCGGGGCATCAGCGCCTTCATCGTGCCCAACCCGACCCCGGGCTTCACCATCGGACCGGCCTACGAGAAGATGGGGCTGCGGTCGTCCGATACCCGGCCGCTGTTCTTCGACAACGTGAGGCTTCCGGCCGATGCCTTGCTGGGCCGGGAGGGCGAGGGGTTCCGCCAGTTCATGGCGACGCTGGACGGCGGCCGGATCTCGATCGGCGCCATGGCGGTGGGCATCGCCCAGGGGGCCCTGGATGCGGCCCTGGCGTACGCCAAGCAGCGGGTCCAGTTCGGCCAGTCCATCTCCAAGTTCCAGGCGATCCAGTTCAAGCTGGCCGACATGGCGATGGAGATCGAGCTGGCCCGGAACATGGTGCTGAAAGCGGCCTGGCTGAAGGACCAGGGCCGTCCGTTCACCCGGGAGGCGGCGATGGCAAAGCTCTTCGCCTCGGAGACGGCGGTCCGGGCGGCCAACCAGGCGATCCAGATCCACGGCGGGGCCGGTTACATGGAGGATCTGCCGGTTTCCCGCTTCTGGCGGGATGCGAAGCTCACCGAGATCGGCGAGGGCACCAGCGAGATTCAGCGGCTGGTCATCGCCCGGCAGCTGGGGTGCTGA
- a CDS encoding acetyl-CoA carboxylase biotin carboxyl carrier protein subunit, with protein MIRASMAGTVWKVLVKPGDAVVPGQDVVILESMKMEIPITAEVGGTVTAVKVGEGDFVNEGDVVVELG; from the coding sequence ATGATCAGGGCAAGCATGGCGGGGACGGTCTGGAAGGTGCTGGTCAAGCCGGGGGATGCGGTGGTCCCCGGCCAGGACGTGGTCATCCTGGAGTCGATGAAGATGGAGATCCCCATCACCGCCGAGGTGGGCGGCACCGTGACGGCGGTGAAGGTGGGCGAAGGTGACTTCGTCAACGAGGGCGACGTGGTGGTGGAACTGGGCTGA